Part of the Halalkalibacter krulwichiae genome is shown below.
GGATGAAGTAGATGAATAGATAAACTTGCTTAATGAAACATTTTTACACGCTTCCAATAATCGTTGGGTCACATCAATATTATTCCTTACATATTTTTTAAAATCTGTGCCCCAGCTAGAACGAACGCCCGGAATACCTGCTAAATGAAAGACATAATCTACTCCTTCTAAATACTTTTCCCAATCTATTGTCAAAAGGTCCTCTTGAATAAATTGAAATTGAGGGTTTGTTACGAGGCTTACAATATTTTTTTCAGTAATCAATTTCTTGGTAGGTCCAATGAAATAATCAATACCGATTACATTAACATTTTTCTGTTGAAGAAGTTGTTCACATAAATTTGAACCAATAAATCCAGCTGCACCTGTTACTAATATTTTCATGATCTAGCCACCCCTATATATGTTAACCCATGGTGTTTAATAACTCTTGGACTTAAACAATTACGGCAATCTAGTAATAGATCTCCTGCCATTCTATTTGTCACTTGATTCCAATCAGCCTGTAAAAAATGTGGCAAGTCTGTTGCGATGATTAATGCACTTGCATGTTCTACTGATTTATATAGATCGTCATGTAATGTAGCACTTTTAATATGTGTTACAACCGGATCATAGACATGAACTTCTGCTCCTTCTTCTACTAAACGTTCAATTAGTTTCATAGCTGGGGAATGACTATTATCATCGCTATTTGGATTGAAAGCCGCTCCCCATACCGTTATTTTCGTTGACTTTATTTGTTGTAGTTCTTTTAACTTGTCAAGATATACATCAACTAAACGATCATTAATTTTTTGGGCTGCTTGAAGGAGATAAGGAGGAGTGCCACGTTCTAAAGACTGGTTTCCAAGTGAAGCTAAGTCTAATGGAAGACAAGAACCACCATAACCTAAACCAGCTTGTAACAAATGAGGTCCAATTCTTGGGTCTGTCCCTAGTCCAAGGGCAACGTCATTAATATCGACTTTGTACGAATCACTAATTTGCGCTAGTTCATTAATAAAAGCCAATTTCACTGCTAAAAACGCATTAGATGCATATTTAATCATTTCTGCACCATTTAGATTTGTGATAATCATAGGGGCATCAATTTTCTGGTACAACTTCTGCA
Proteins encoded:
- a CDS encoding UDP-glucose dehydrogenase family protein, coding for MNVCVIGADYVGLTTSAVLADFGHKVFCVDYDNEKIKRLLDGKSSIYEPGLESLILKNTERGTLKFTTNFKEAVKKSTIVFITVTTERGMDKSTNLTFYLDVAKDLIPLIDSYKVILTKCTVPIGTNEQMINMFEEGGLGREYFDVVSNPEFVREGTAIADMLHPDKIVLGVDNPKPITILQKLYQKIDAPMIITNLNGAEMIKYASNAFLAVKLAFINELAQISDSYKVDINDVALGLGTDPRIGPHLLQAGLGYGGSCLPLDLASLGNQSLERGTPPYLLQAAQKINDRLVDVYLDKLKELQQIKSTKITVWGAAFNPNSDDNSHSPAMKLIERLVEEGAEVHVYDPVVTHIKSATLHDDLYKSVEHASALIIATDLPHFLQADWNQVTNRMAGDLLLDCRNCLSPRVIKHHGLTYIGVARS